A stretch of DNA from Cryptococcus neoformans var. neoformans JEC21 chromosome 13 sequence:
AAGCTTGCCAAGGTACATCTCGTCACTCCTTTATCCTGGAATTTTGCGTTAATACGACGAGATAGGTCGACTGTACCGTTGAGCAAGGTCTTTGCGGCGAGTTTGGTGTGAATGGATACCCAACGTTGAAGGTGTTTAGGAACGGTTCCCCTACCGACTATGCTGGTACCAGGAAAGCCGACGGTATCATTAGCTACATGACTAAGTGAGTCGGCGTCATCACTAATTGTTACATGCTAACTCGTCAACTTTAGGCAGAGCCTCCCCGCCATTAGCGATGTAACCCCTGAGTCTCATGACACGTTTATCAAGTCTGACAATGTGTAAGCTTTACCTTTCTCGTAAAGATTCATCGCTGACATCCTTTAGTGTCCTCGTTGCCTACGGTGACGATGCCCATCCTGTCCCTGAAGCCTTCAAGCAGTACGCCAAGGGCGCCCGAGACTCATACCTCTTCGGCCAATACCTTTCCAACGACCTTCCTTCTATCCCCGAGAACCCCTCTCTTCCCGCTATTGTCCTCTATAAGGACTTTGACGAAGGTTATGCAGTCTTCCCGTCTGGCGAGATCGCCCATGCCGATGTTGACGAGCTCAGCGAGTTTGTCAAGCAAAACTCCATCCCTCTCTTTGACGAAATCTCTCCCGAAAACTTTGGCTCTTATGCCGAACAGGGTATCCCCATCGCATACCTCTTTGTCGACCCCAACGAGGCTTCTGCCCGTGAAAAGCTTGTCGAGGAACTCAAGCCCCTTGCCAAAGAGCTCAAGGGTATTGTCAACTTTGTTTACATTGACGCTATCAAGTTTATCGACCATGGCAAGTCTCTCAACCTCCCAGGTGACTCTTGGCCTGCCTTTGTGATTCAAGACCTTGCCGACCAGACCAAATTCCCTTTGACCAGCAAGGCCACCGCTGAAAATATTAAGGACTTTGTCAAGAAGTACGTTGTCGGTGAGATTTCTCCTAGCATCAAGTCTGAGCCTATTCCGGCCACCCAAGGTCCTGTTTACAAGCTTGTTGCCGACGACTGGGACAACGTTTACGGCGATGAGTCCAAGGATGTTTTTGCCGAGTTTTACGCTCCTTGGTGCGGTCATTGCCGTAagtttttcttccttgaccGCATTGGTCTTGTCTAATTGTTCTGCAGAACGTTTGGCTCCCATCTGGGACACTCTCGGTGAGAAGTACGCCGGTaacaacaacatcatcatgtaagcctttcatcctcctggCATACACTCTAACTAATTCTTTTTACAGTGCCCAAATGGACGCCACCGAGAATGACATTCCCCCTTCTGCCCCCTTCCGAGTCCAAGGCTTCCCGACCCTCAAATTCCGACCTGCCGGTTCTTCTGAATTCATTGATTACACTGGCGACAGGAGCCTCGACAGCCTTGTTGAGTTTGTAGAGACTAACAGGAAGAGCGATGCTGATGTCGCCGAggaggagtgggaggatgaggacgagacTCCTGAGCACGATGAGTTGTAGATGGGCATTTGAGTGAATATGCAGTCTGAATTGAATTTAGCTTTCGAACTCAAGCAGgcctttcttttctctccatGGGCGGGTGACATCTCATGTCAATTATCCTATGCTTCTTATAAGGCCACAATGAAGCGAAATATCTCCAGTGGAATAACAGTATACAAGAGTAGCATTACTGATCATAATATAGTGCATAACCCTACGAAATCTAAAAACCAAAAGGAATGCTACATTACACTTTGACCTCAGTCTTCAAgaccttcttccaaatGGGCAcctttgacttcttcctctccacttccctctttatctcttcctccaactcttcctcatccaatTCTCCAGACGCATACCAGATAATTGTCGCTATACCCAATAGCGCTGTGATGATACATCCAGCAAGCGCGCCAATTGCCTTTGGTGTCCAGCCCATCTTGAGCGGCCAAGGACCCCATGGCTGGCCGGCGAAATCGGTAGTAGAGAATTTGCCAACGACATTACCCTCAGTACCCTTGTTCCACCATCTGCATTGATCAGTGATCTGTTCAGGAACATCGGAGGCGAGGGCTTGGAATGCTTCGGGGGCTTCGACCATGATGGCTGCGAGGCCGGAGGAGAGATGCCAGTCGATCTGTTAAAAAATATTAACCGCGAGAAGCGTTGCATCTGTCAGCCCAAGAAAACTTGAAAAAGTTCAAAAGTgtgaagggaagaaaggagaagagaagacgtACATGACAGTGGAACATCCAAGTACCGGGGTTATCAGCTCTCCAACGGAGTACGACCTTGCCAGTAGGAGGAACGACAACTGTATCACGTCGAGCGGGGTTAGACTGGGACTCGTTAAGAGGAGGGTTGATGTCGGTGTCGTTGGAGGTGACGTCGAATGACTTGCTGGCGAGTTGGAACACGTGGCTGTTTCAATCCAATGACAACGTTAGCGTAGTGTTCGGCCAACGAGTTCAATGGGAAAGTGGgaacaaggaaaagaaaagggacGTACccatggagatggaaagggtGGAAACCTGCATCCCAATTGTATACTGTAAGTTGAACAATTGAGTTGTGTCGATATGCGAAGGCATTAGTCATTGCTCCGTAAACGGCGTCATTGAATGAGTCGTTTCCCATAGTGAGGGCGGTGAGCATGGACGGCGTGGATGTGGGCATTTGGTAGGTGATGTTATTGAACGAGGCTCGGTTGGTTCCATCGTCGTATGTCTGTTCAAGTTCAAAATGTGAGTCAGAACCAGGTTTGGTATGTTATGAAGAATGCTGGGGTAAAGAGGTACGAGGCACGTACGTCAAAGTAGGCGTGAAGGTCAATCTCAACATCCGGGTTGCGGAGGAAATCTTCCTGCTCCAGAGGCACCACCTTGGTATCATCGAAAGTTTCGATATCATATACGATGTAAGGGGTAGCAGGTGGAGCGGAAGAGTTGTAAACGATttggatggtgttgttgaGAACAAGATCGTCGGGGACGGCGTCATACCTATTTaggtgaagagaagggtaaTGGTCAGCGCGGTGTGCTTTCAGAAAAGACGAGAGAGTGAGGAAACGAGGAGAAAGCGTACATATCGGTATCCTGAATGAACATGAAAGCATAGTTCCTGTCTGTTTGATTCAGGGCTCGAACCCAAACGGAGTACCTTTGCGCAACCGATATGGTGACAGCGTCGACAAGGTATGGTTCCACTTCGATACCGTCCATTTCAATAATGTACATTTCATGACCTTCCAAAGCGGCCCAAAACACTGTACAACGTGAGACGGATATACTTAGCCAGCTTGAAACACGAATAAAAAGGGGGATAGGTTGTAAGGTACTTACTGGCAAGGGTACCCATGTTGATCATGCGGATTCGGTAGGACTTTCCAGGTTCGAAGTAAAGAGACAGACCATCGCTAACACCCTCACCAGCGCATATTTCCTCGTTAGTGCTCATATATGTTCCATTCTGATAAGCGGCATAAATAACAGCTGACTCTATTGCGGCAAAACAAAACAGAAGGGGATCATCAGTTATTAAAATCTttaggaaagaaggaaaagagggaatAAAGGACGTACTGGGGACAGGTTCGGCACCTGTGGGGTTCTTCCACGTGAGGAAGTCACGTTGTTCGAGAACGGGATATTCTTCGTGGTACCTAACTCAAGGTAAGCCTTTACTTACCAAAATGAGTAAAAGGGGAAGACTTGCCagtcagcagcagcaacgaTAAACTCCGCATCCCACGTAACATTATCCGTTCGACCAGTCCCGTTCTGGGGGAAAATCACAACAGGTGCTCGTAGACCATCAGTATTTTGTCCATCAAGATGACCATGAATCCAATAAGTGCCGACTTGAGTGGTCGTATCGATAACATAGTCGAGTGTCTGGCCGTTAGGAATGGGACATTGGTTGACACCGACAGCACCGTCATACCAGTTGGAGTGGTTGAAGAACATGCCGTGAGAATGGAGGGATGTGCCGACGGTGTCATCGTCTAGGCTGTTGGTTGCGTGAACGATGATCACATCGCCTTGGGTGGCTGTCAAGACAGGGGGGCTGTGAAGAGTTAATTAAGCGGGACGTTGTCCGAGAAGAGAGGTCAGACTTACGGCCATGTTCCGTTGACACCAATCACGCGACGTTCTTGAAGCTGAAATTGAATGTTGGTCAGTTAAAAAAAAGAGCTTGCCAAACGAGTTGAAAGAACGAAGAACGACTTACGCCGTCTGGGTTGGCGGCGCTATAGGTGATGTTCCACCAGTGTTCGTGAGTAGCAGCATGAGCTGCCGTAGCTGCGAGTGCAAGAGCCGAAGCTAGGAGAGCTGTTGTCGAGTACATCTTGTGTAGGCGACGGGCAGCGCAAGGGACGGACActgaaaggagaagaaactGGCTCTGTCTGAAGATAAATACATTCTCTATCCAATTTTTGTGCCaagaatggaaagatgCTCCTTTGGGCTGGAAGTGACAGGGGTCAGAAAATGCCTCATACACGGCCGAAAACAGATAGAGCCAGGAGTTTGTGTCCAGGAAGGTACGCGGCGATAATGGATAAGATTGGTGGGGCGATAGATCCATAATAAGGGAACGGTAGGCGTGGGCCTGAGCAGGTGAGTAAGGCGAGATCCGCGGCAGCCTGCTGCAGATGCGCCTGAAGCGGAGAAAACCGGTGCATTTAGAAGCGTGCCTAGCCCAGTTATCAGATACCCCCCCGCTGCACAGGCCCAAATCAATTCTTGGCAAGTCTTTTTTAAACTCGTGCCTTTGATCGAAACAAGCACGACTCACGCTTCGGTGCCTTTCGAGACTCGCTTCAAGGTTCTGAGATCTATTTTGAAAGTCCATCGTCTTATCCCCAGCAGGTCGTCTTATCCCCAGCAGGGCAATCCAGACGCACTAATCGCTCACGCCGCAATCTATCGATATCTTCCCGGCCGAAGATGCCCATAGTCCAGGTTCTTTCCCAGTGTTCCCTCGCGAACAGCCCCGATATACTGTATTATCTACTTTAGCTTCGCTCGGCATCTCCTGCCTTTCAACTCATTGGAAAAAAAGTCCAAGTACTTCAAGTCGACTGTCGACTTTGCTTTTATTCTTTCCCACTTCCATCGAAGAGCTGTTCTGTAACGTCCCTGACCCAAGACAGACTCTGCCACCATGGCAAAAGACGTTTTCTCAgtccccatcttcttcatcgtcttccgTAAGTATCTTTTCTGGTCCTGCATGCCTCTTTTACACCCACACCAGCTTTACCCACACTGATCTTTTACAACAGGTGAGACGATTGAAGCTGCTATCATCGTCTCcgtccttctttcttttgtCGAGCAGCTTATGGCCGCTGGTTCACTCGCCCACGACGAGAGCGAGCCCAGTATCGAAAACGCATCCAACAATGGATCAGCCGCGGATGCAGAAGACCTCACGAACCCTCTTACCGACAAGGAGCGACGAGCAAAGTTAGTtaagaggatgagaattCAAATCTGGGCGGGTACAGCTGTCGGTTTCTTCATTGCTCTTTGTATCGGTGCTGCTTTCATCGCTGTCGTATGTTTACCTTTTTCTATAACCAAATCAAGGAAGGATGCTAAACTATGCCTCACACCAGTTTTACACCACACTCAACGATCTGTGGGCCGACACTGAACAAATTTGGGAAGGTGTCTTCTCCGTCATCGCTGCTGGTATCATCTATGTATGTTCTGTCCTCACCTCCCAACCTTCACCGATACTAAAACAcacctctcttctcctaGATAATGGCCACTGCCTTCCTCAAAATGGACAGAAGCCGTATCAAGTGGCGATGGAAGCTTGCCGCCGCTTTTGACCGAAGCCAAGCCAAAGCGCTCGCCCGTGAAAAGATGTCTAAGCACGAGAGAAAGCTtgcagaaaaggaaggcaagagTGGAAAGTGGGCATTATTCCTTCTCCCGTTCATCACTGTGTTGCGTGAAGGTCTTGAGGCTGTTGTCTTTGTCGGTGGTGTGAGTCCTTTTTATCTTTCTCTATCATCTAGAAGACAGGATTGATGACGAAAAAGGTGTCCCTT
This window harbors:
- a CDS encoding acidic laccase, putative, whose translation is MYSTTALLASALALAATAAHAATHEHWWNITYSAANPDGLQERRVIGVNGTWPPPVLTATQGDVIIVHATNSLDDDTVGTSLHSHGMFFNHSNWYDGAVGVNQCPIPNGQTLDYVIDTTTQVGTYWIHGHLDGQNTDGLRAPVVIFPQNGTGRTDNVTWDAEFIVAAADWYHEEYPVLEQRDFLTWKNPTGAEPVPKSAVIYAAYQNGTYMSTNEEICAGEGVSDGLSLYFEPGKSYRIRMINMGTLAMFWAALEGHEMYIIEMDGIEVEPYLVDAVTISVAQRYSVWVRALNQTDRNYAFMFIQDTDMYDAVPDDLVLNNTIQIVYNSSAPPATPYIVYDIETFDDTKVVPLEQEDFLRNPDVEIDLHAYFDTYDDGTNRASFNNITYQMPTSTPSMLTALTMGNDSFNDAVYGAMTNAFAYRHNSIVQLTVYNWDAGFHPFHLHGHVFQLASKSFDVTSNDTDINPPLNESQSNPARRDTVVVPPTGKVVLRWRADNPGTWMFHCHIDWHLSSGLAAIMVEAPEAFQALASDVPEQITDQCRWWNKGTEGNVVGKFSTTDFAGQPWGPWPLKMGWTPKAIGALAGCIITALLGIATIIWYASGELDEEELEEEIKREVERKKSKVPIWKKVLKTEVKV